A region of uncultured Carboxylicivirga sp. DNA encodes the following proteins:
- the fucU gene encoding L-fucose mutarotase yields the protein MLKGISPLISPNLLAVLARMGHGDEIVLADAHFPGETFNSNVLRADGIKIAELLKAILPLFELDAYVKSPLIMMAAVEGDELDPQVEDSYLKAIKETNPQVAPIERIGRFAFYERTKSAFAVLMTGETAKYGNIILKKGVTPVS from the coding sequence ATGCTGAAAGGAATATCACCACTAATTAGCCCTAATTTATTAGCTGTACTCGCCCGAATGGGACATGGCGACGAAATTGTTCTGGCTGATGCCCATTTCCCAGGAGAGACTTTTAATTCGAATGTGTTAAGAGCAGATGGAATAAAAATTGCTGAATTACTAAAAGCTATCCTTCCTTTATTTGAACTGGATGCTTACGTTAAGTCACCTTTGATTATGATGGCTGCTGTTGAAGGTGATGAATTGGATCCTCAGGTGGAAGATTCCTATTTAAAGGCGATTAAAGAAACAAATCCACAAGTTGCGCCCATTGAACGGATTGGCCGTTTTGCATTTTACGAGCGGACAAAATCAGCTTTTGCTGTATTAATGACAGGTGAAACAGCTAAATATGGTAATATAATTCTGAAAAAAGGAGTTACTCCTGTAAGTTAA